The genomic region GGGCTCCGAAGCGAGGACCCTGACCCCAGTGCCTTGGGGCCGGCCGGAGGAGTGGGGCTGTGCCCCCGGAGAAGGACCAAAGCTCTTGAAGCCCAGGATGCTCCCCTGGACTGACCGAAGACAAACGCCACGGCCCAGGCAGCCGAGCGGGGCCCTGAGACCCTGGAGGGCTTCTGGAGGCTGGCCAGAGCCTCGTGGCTCACAGCGGCTCCCCGGGGCTCTGTGTCCCCCGGATTTATCCCCAAAGCCGTGGGGTGCGTGGTGGAGCCTGTGGGGTGCCCATCCTGGTCCCCTCCAGAGCTGTGTACAGAGGGCAGCCGGGCTGCCCCTGCCTCTTAGtaaatggcttttatttttgtacgGATGGCCGCGTGGCCTGTTGTATGTATTGCGTCTCGTCGGGTCCCCCCCTGCACCCGCACACCCCTCCGTGCCCCGTGCCTGTGCCCCTGCTTCTGCCAGGTGCCCCCCTTGCCCTCCTGCCGGCCTCCCCCTCCCGTGGCTCTGCCGCCTGCCCGGGGACGTGGGGTGCAGGATTTGGGACCTGTCCCTTGCTGGGGAGCAGGCACGGGGCGGGCGCTGCACCTCGTCTGAGTAATAAAAGGATTCTGTCCCAGAGATGGATGCCTCTCTTCATGGGCCTTGGGGGCTGGGATCTGGCTCTGCCcgaggctggggagggatggggggcaGTGCGACCcggggggaggctgtggggtcaggTGGGGACCTGGGAGAGGGCgccaggggctgggagctcGAGATTGGGACCATCAAACAGACCCTAAGGCTGTGCCttgggggagctggggctgctggggggccgAGCATCGCTCCTTGGGAAGCCAGGGATCCCCTGCCGGTGCCAGCACCTGGCTGGGTGTACCCTGGGTGCGGGGACACTCGGTGACTTGTTTCACCTGCAGAGGGGCAGTCCTTTTCCCCGATTCTGCCTGGGGGTTTTGACACGTCCCTGCAGCTGAGAGAGGGTTTtggtgcagggagcagggggtgagggggcgggcaggaggagcagggggctgcagcacggaATAGGGGCGAGCTGCGGTGCCGGGCGCTGCGCCCTGCTGCCGTTCCTTGCTGCAAACTCCCGGGGGGGCCGTGGGTGCTGCACTGCAGGGCACGGGCAGGCAGGGAGCGCCCTGGCACCCAGGGAGCTGCCGGGcgctctgctcctctgcctgccACCGGCATGGGGCTCTGCACTCCCTCTTCAAACTTCGGGTGCCCCCGCACCCAAGGGTGTTCACCCTGCGCTTTGCACTGGCTGCTCCCTGGGCCAGGAGGGTTTGGGGGCCCTGCTTTGCAGCGTGGTCACAGCGCCCTGGCCCTACATTGGGGAGTGGGCGCTGGCACACACAGCAACCCCAAAAATGGCACGGGGAGGGCCCCCAGGACTGTGCGCATGGGATCCGTGCAGGGTGGCGATGCCAGAGCAGGGGGCAAAGCcgggcagcacggggggggtCTCTGCATGTCACAGGGGAGAAGCTGGGGGTCTCGCAGACGGGTaaccctcctctcctctcctctctctccctgcgCAGAGCACTCGGCTGCTGCGAAGACGGGCGGCTGCTTCCCCGGCCGGGCGCTGGCGACGCTGGAGAACGGCGCCCGGACCCCGCTGTGGGCGCTGCGGCCGGGCCAGCGGGTGCTGGCGATGGACGGTGCCGGCCGCCCCACCTACAGTGACTTCCTGGCCTTCCTGGACAAGGAACCCCGCGCCCTCACCGCCTTCCACGTCATCGAGACGCGGGAGCCCCCCCGGCGCCTGGCCCTGACGCCCACCCACCTGCTCTTCGTGGCCGAGAACGCCTCGGCGCCCGCCGCCCTCTTTCGCCCTACTTTTGCCAGCCGCGTGCGCCCCGGACACTTCGTGCTGGTGGCGGTGGGCTCGGGGGGCTGGCAGCCCGCCGAGGTGGTAGGGGTGCGGGGCCGGACGGACGTGGGGGCTTACGCCCCGCTGACGAGCCACGGGACGCTGGTGGTGGACGGCGTGGTGGCCTCGTGCTTCGCCCTGGTGCAGGAGCACCAGCTGGCCCAGCTGGCTTTCTGGCCCCTCCGGCTCTACCACAGCCTGCTCGGGTGGCCGGGGGCGCAGGGGGACGGCGTGCACTGGTACTCGGGGCTGCTCTACCgcctgggcaggctgctgctgccccccgaCAGCTTCCACCcgctgggggtgccccaggcGGAGAGCTGAGGGTGCGCTGGCGGAGGAGGTGGCCGCGGGGCGGCTCTCAGGGGGGGGCGGCACGGGGAGGTGCCCCCGGCAGAGGGGGGCAAAAAGGGGGCTGCCCCGCACGCCTCCTCTGCACCCCCTCCTCGCCCCCGTGCTGGTGGGGGTGCCCCCGGCAGGATCCACATGCtgctatgtgtgtgtgtgcgtgtttgACGTGCGTGTGCGTGTGCAGGGTTAGCTCACGGCGGGGGTCTGGCAGAAAAAGGGGAGCAGGGGCCCAAAAGGGCTGAGGGGGGGGCGGAGGAGGGAGCTCCCGGCAGCTACAGCCCGGCTGGACCCCGTGGAGAGGTTTTGGGAGGGGGGtcccagggtgctggggggggtgcCGTTCCccctggggctggcacagcTTTGGCACGGGACCCGGGACTCGGTGGCACGGGTGCTGCCGGGGCAGAAGGCTGGGCAGCGTGACCCAAACTAACCAAAATCCACACCTTTTGCACCCCAAAACTCAGAAATCcccccaggtgctggagcacagccctgcctggcctgacctcccgccccccccccccccccccggcaccccaaACCCTCAGGGTATCTCATTGCTGCTCACCCGGGCTGGGGATCTGGCCAGCGCCCCCcaaaaaatccccccaaatccccgTTAGAGCCTCGGCCTCCCCAGCAGTGGGGGTGatgagggggccggggggctgtgACCGGTGCCCCCCCTGCGGCATCACGcgcctttatttatttatctgctcTTTTTATGTACCATAGCCGGGAGGCATCAAGGGCGCGTGCAGGGGAAGGTGGGGACGGGAAGGGCGGGCAAGCTGTctggtgggggtgggggtgggggatttcttatttttttttttattattattattattgttattttaatgaaaagcagaaattatttaaagattattttaaagcacaggTTTTTTTATGGTGATTGCTGTCCAGAGAGGAGAGAGCACCGAGCCGGCAGGTGTCTTTTTGTCTCTTCACTGGATGTACCTTTCCCGGTCGGGGGCACGGCCCAATAAATCTCTCATCTCCCAGGAGGCTGCTCCGAGCTCTGCTGTGGGGGGAGCCAAATtcgggttggggggggggggcatcgCCTTCAACCTGtagcccccagcccagggcagagcaAGCTGAGAGCCACCGCAGCACCCCTGCCCCCAGTGCTGCCCCCCACTACGTGGCACACGGGGGtccccacagcagcctggtGCTCACACCCTCCAGCCCTGTCCCCTTTCCAgctcaccccacagccctgtgccccacacagcccccccGTGcacccctgccccatccccaagCCTCCCCAGAGCGGGGTGGGAGCGGGGGGTCTTTCCCCAGACCCCATGGCACGGCGAGCGCCGAGCAAGCGGGCGGCGGGCTGTCAGCGAGGGCCCTCCTCACCGCGGCTAATTTAAGGGCTCGGCGAGAACGGCTGGGCTAATTTAATTAGGTTCTTATTACAGGGAAGGACAAATTGgtcccccggggggggggcggcggggtcAGGCCTTGGAGAGCCGCTTTATGGAGTGAAATTTCCATCGGGCTTTCGGCTCTGCTCCGGCCGTGCCCCCTcgcagctcagcaccagcccggCTGACGGGGACAGGCACCCCCCAACAGCACCGGTTGTGCCCTTTGGGGATGTCCCGTGGTGTCGGGGGCGTCTCCAGAGCCAGGGTTTTAGGGTATCTGTGGGCATGGGGGAAATGAGCTCTGCCCTGCTATGAGGCTGCCGCAGGGCTCTGCGGGCTGCTTTGGGGTGGAAGCGGGGAGAGTGCGGGGTGCTGGCTCCGGGC from Aythya fuligula isolate bAytFul2 chromosome 6, bAytFul2.pri, whole genome shotgun sequence harbors:
- the IHH gene encoding indian hedgehog protein, which codes for MKPARLLLLLSGCALLLAPAVRGCGPGRVVGSRRRPPRKLIPLAYKQFSPNVPEKTLGASGRYEGKIARNSERFKELTPNYNPDIIFKDEENTGADRLMTQRCKDRLNSLAISVMNQWPGVKLRVTEGWDEDGHHSEESLHYEGRAVDITTSDRDRNKYGMLARLAVEAGFDWVYYESKAHIHCSVKSEHSAAAKTGGCFPGRALATLENGARTPLWALRPGQRVLAMDGAGRPTYSDFLAFLDKEPRALTAFHVIETREPPRRLALTPTHLLFVAENASAPAALFRPTFASRVRPGHFVLVAVGSGGWQPAEVVGVRGRTDVGAYAPLTSHGTLVVDGVVASCFALVQEHQLAQLAFWPLRLYHSLLGWPGAQGDGVHWYSGLLYRLGRLLLPPDSFHPLGVPQAES